The window CTGTCTAAGGTATACGACTAAAGTTCCGTTTTCTGCATTCTCTCCATTGAGACTGTTTAAAACATTTTGAAACTGATCAGAAAGGGGCTGGGCAGCAAACAAATTGGCAGGGTTATTTAAAAGTCCGGTTCGGATAGTTCCTAATGAAGTAGTATCCATTCTTCGGTCAAGAAGTATAATGGTTTTATAATAACTTTTATCTAGCTTCTTAGTGGGAAGGCTGATGGTAAATTCTTCAGGTTTCTTCTGTGCCATTATTAATGTTGTAAAACACAAAACAGCTAAAAGTAAAAATCTTTTGAAATCGTTTTTCATAATTATTGTCTTTTGTGATGGTTTGGATGGGAATAAATAATGGTCAGGTTTATTTTCGATAGGCTGCAATAGCTCCATTTTCAAAATAATAATCGGAACCAAAAAGTTCTTCCGCATAGATTTCAGGTAGAAAATAGGAGTCAATCTTATGTTCTTGCTGGTATTGTTCAAACTCTTTTTTAGTGATTTCCTCACCATCCAGGAAATAAATGAAGTCTTTATTTTTAGGATTATAAGGCCAGTTTTTAGCCTGTTCCAGATTGAGATTCAGTGTACCATCTTCTTTAATGTGTTTCCTATTAACTAAAAGAAAATATTTGTTGTCGTTCAGAACTCCATTTTGAGAATCTGTTTCTTCAAAAACGAATATATTGCTCATTCTGACATTATCTTCAGGAATATTGATCTGATTTTTTGAAAAAGAGCTGGATCTGAACCTTTTAAAAGGAGTAAGAATAGTAATAAACTGATAGTTGATGAGGTTTCCTGTATTTCCTGAAGGCTTTATGTTCAAATTTCTGGTGATGACTGGTTCAGGGTAATCATAGTCTATATTATCTGGTCTGTGGGCGACCATAATCATTCCCTGAATTTCTGCAACACCTAAGGTATCTATTTTCCTTTTTTGTGCGTTGAGGTTTGAGGTAAATAAAATAGACAGAAAGATTCCTCCGGCAATTTTTCTGAAAGGCAGCTGAAAAAAATTGTATTGGGTTTCTGATTTTTCTTCAGGAATATATAATCGATGGAGTTGGATCCTCCCACAAACAGAACTATTGGATTGTAATAAAGATTTAATCTCATCATCTGTTTTATCTGAGAGATCATATACTTTCTTTGCACAAAGATCACAAAAGCTTCCACCGGAAATTTCCTGCATATCTTCCCGGGCAACAGAGCAAGGTTCTTTAATTTGAAAATCCTTTTTCATGACTGTTAGTTTTTGTTAGATTAAAAGTACGAAAAAACCTCAAAGAAAATTCCTTGAGGTTTTAATTTATAGTTTTTGTAATCAATGATCTACTTACATATTTCTTCTGTACTTACCACCCACTTCAAATAACGCGTTGGTGATTTGTCCTAAAGAACAGAACTTAACCGCATCAATCATTACTTCAAATAAGTTTTGCTGATTGATTGCTGCGTGCTGTAGTTTTCTCAATGCTTCTTCAGATTTTGTTTCATTCGCTTTCTGGAAGTTGTGAAGGGATTCAATCTGTGCCTGCTTTTCCTCTTCAGTAGAGCGGATAACCTCTCCCGGAAGTACTGTTGGAGAACCATCTTTTCCAAGGAAGGTATTCACCCCGATGATTGGATATTCCCCGGTGTGCTTCAGCCATTCATAATGCATAGATTCTTCCTGAATTTTAGAACGCTGGTACATGGTTTCCATAGCTCCCAATACACCGCCTCTTTCAGTAATTCTGTCAAATTCAGCATACACCGCTTCTTCCACAAGGTCAGTGAGCTCTTCAATAATGAATGATCCCTGAAGCGGGTTTTCGTTTTTAGCAAGACCTAATTCTTTATTGATAATCAGCTGAATCGCCATTGCTCTTCTTACAGATTGTTCTGTAGGAGTCGTAATCGCTTCATCATAAGCATTCGTGTGAAGTGAATTACAGTTGTCGTAGATCGCATAAAGCGCCTGTAACGTTGTTCTGATATCGTTGAAATCAATTTCCTGTGCGTGAAGAGAACGTCCTGAAGTCTGGATGTGGTATTTCAACATCTGGCTTCTTTCGTCAGCACCATATTTAAGTTTCATTGCTTTTGCCCAGATTCTTCTTGCTACACGTCCGATCACTGAATACTCAGGATCAATACCGTTAGAAAAGAAGAATGACAAGTTTGGAGCAAAATCATTGATGTCCATTCCTCTTGACAGGTAGTATTCCACATAAGTGAAACCGTTTGCCAGTGTAAATGCAAGCTGAGAAACCGGGTTAGCTCCTGCTTCGGCAATGTGATATCCTGAAATAGAAACAGAGTAGAAGTTTCTTACTTTTTCCTTGATGAAGTATTCCTGAACGTCACCCATTAATCTTAGAGCAAATTCAGTAGAAAAGATACAGGTATTCTGAGCCTGATCCTCTTTTAAAATATCAGCCTGAACAGTACCGCGAACCGTAGCAATTGTTTTAGCCTTAATTTCAGCGTATACATCAGCAGGGATAATTTCATCACCCGTTAATCCTAAAAGCTGCAATCCCAATCCGTTATTGGATGGAGGAAGTTCACCTTTATATTTTGGTCTTTCTAAACCTTTATCATCGAATTTTTCTTTAAGCTTAGCTTCAACTTTGGATTCCAGTCCATTTTCTTTAATGTATTTTTCTACATTCTGGTCAATGGCAGCGTTCATGAAGAAAGCTAACAACATTGGTGCAGGTCCATTGATCGTCATGGAAACAGAAGTCAATGCATTCACCAAATCAAATCCTGAATATAGTTTTTTAGCATCATCCAGTGTTGCAATAGAAACCCCGGCATTACCAATTTTTCCGTAGATATCCGGTGGTAAAGCAGGATCCTGCCCATATAATGTTACTGAGTCAAATGCTGTAGACAGACGTTTTGCAGGCATTTCGGCCGATACATAATGGAATCTTCTGTTGGTTCTTTCCGGACCGCCTTCTCCAGCAAACATCCTTGTTGGATCTTCACCTGTTCTCTTGAAAGGATAAATTCCGGCAGTATATGGGAAGCTTCCTGGCAGGTTTTCCTGTCCTTTCCATTGAATCAGATCACCCCAGTCGTTGTATTTTGGTAAAGCAATTTTCGGTATTCTTAAGTGAGATAAAGATTCCGTAGATGTTTCTACCTTAATCTCTTTTCCTCTTACAAAATAGGAGTAAAACTCTGCATGGAAAGCTTTTTTCGTATCATCCCATGTTTTCAGGAAGTCAATATTTTCCTGTTGAAGTTCTTTTTCAGCCTTTTGGTATTCAGCATCTAAAACTTCGTTGGAAATGATATTTTTTACCCCTTCAATATGATATAGTTTTCTTGCAAGTTCAGCCTGTTTTTCGACATTAGCATCATATTGTTTATTGTTTTCGACAATTTCAGAAAGGTAGCGAACTCTTTTTGGTGGAATAATGGTTACTTCATCTGTAATTTCCTGTTCCACAAAAGTGCTAAGGCCCAGATCTGTAAACTTCTCATTTACTTTTGAAACCAATCTGTTGTAAAGTTCTGTTGTCCCATGGTCATTGAACTGGGATGCCTTTGTAGCATACACAGGCATCTCTTCCAATGGGCTTTCCCATAAAAGATGATTTCTCTGGAACTGCTTTCTTACAGCCTGAAGCGCATCAAGAGCTCCACGTTTGTCAGATTTGTTTAAAGCAACCAGGTCAGCATAATCTAGCATGTCGATTTTTTCCAGCTGAGTAGAAGCTCCATATTCAGGAGTCATTACATACATAGAGACATCTGCAAAGTCAGAAACCTCTGATCCAGACTGGCCAATTCCTGAAGTTTCAAGAATGATTACATCCGGATGAGCCAATTTCAATACATTTAATGCAGAATGAATGAATGGCGAAACTGAAACATTGTTTTCTCTCGTTGCCATTGAACGCATATAGACTCTTGGATCATTGATGGCGTTCATGCGGATTCTGTCTCCAAGAAGTGCACCTCCTGTTTTCTTTTTAGAAGGGTCAATAGAAATGATGGCTATTTTTTTATCGGTGTTGGAACGCAGGAAACGTCTTACCAGTTCATCCGTTAAAGATGATTTTCCGGCTCCTCCGGTTCCTGTAATCCCTATAATCGGAATATTTAAATCTTTTGATTTCTCATCAATAGCCTTTACCAATTCAGGTTTTTCTTCTGAAAAGTTTTCCACAGCAGAGATAATTCTGGCAATGCTTGTAGAATTTTCAAAACTGATGGAATCCAGATCATCCGCGGTTACATCTTTTCCTGTCGCAAAATCCGAACGGTGTACCAAATCATCAATCATTCCCTGAAGACCAAGTTCACGGCCATCATCCGGAGAATAAATTCTATCAATCCCGTAAGACATCAAATCTTTAATCTCTTCCGGAAGGATAACACCGCCGCCGCCGCCGAAAATTTTGATCTGTGGTGAGTTTTTTCTCTTAAGAGGTCATAAATATATTTGAAATATTCATTGTGACCACCCTGATATGAAGTTAATGCAATCGCATTGGCATCTTCCTGGATCGCTGTGTTTACAACTTCCTCTGCTGATTTGTCATGTCCTAAGTGAATCACTTCACATCCAGTTCCCTGGATGACACGACGCATAATATTGATCGCAGCATCATGTCCGTCAAATAATGACGC of the Chryseobacterium capnotolerans genome contains:
- a CDS encoding methylmalonyl-CoA mutase family protein, producing MSYGIDRIYSPDDGRELGLQGMIDDLVHRSDFATGKDVTADDLDSISFENSTSIARIISAVENFSEEKPELVKAIDEKSKDLNIPIIGITGTGGAGKSSLTDELVRRFLRSNTDKKIAIISIDPSKKKTGGALLGDRIRMNAINDPRVYMRSMATRENNVSVSPFIHSALNVLKLAHPDVIILETSGIGQSGSEVSDFADVSMYVMTPEYGASTQLEKIDMLDYADLVALNKSDKRGALDALQAVRKQFQRNHLLWESPLEEMPVYATKASQFNDHGTTELYNRLVSKVNEKFTDLGLSTFVEQEITDEVTIIPPKRVRYLSEIVENNKQYDANVEKQAELARKLYHIEGVKNIISNEVLDAEYQKAEKELQQENIDFLKTWDDTKKAFHAEFYSYFVRGKEIKVETSTESLSHLRIPKIALPKYNDWGDLIQWKGQENLPGSFPYTAGIYPFKRTGEDPTRMFAGEGGPERTNRRFHYVSAEMPAKRLSTAFDSVTLYGQDPALPPDIYGKIGNAGVSIATLDDAKKLYSGFDLVNALTSVSMTINGPAPMLLAFFMNAAIDQNVEKYIKENGLESKVEAKLKEKFDDKGLERPKYKGELPPSNNGLGLQLLGLTGDEIIPADVYAEIKAKTIATVRGTVQADILKEDQAQNTCIFSTEFALRLMGDVQEYFIKEKVRNFYSVSISGYHIAEAGANPVSQLAFTLANGFTYVEYYLSRGMDINDFAPNLSFFFSNGIDPEYSVIGRVARRIWAKAMKLKYGADERSQMLKYHIQTSGRSLHAQEIDFNDIRTTLQALYAIYDNCNSLHTNAYDEAITTPTEQSVRRAMAIQLIINKELGLAKNENPLQGSFIIEELTDLVEEAVYAEFDRITERGGVLGAMETMYQRSKIQEESMHYEWLKHTGEYPIIGVNTFLGKDGSPTVLPGEVIRSTEEEKQAQIESLHNFQKANETKSEEALRKLQHAAINQQNLFEVMIDAVKFCSLGQITNALFEVGGKYRRNM
- a CDS encoding cobalamin-dependent protein (Presence of a B(12) (cobalamin)-binding domain implies dependence on cobalamin itself, in one of its several forms, or in some unusual lineages, dependence on a cobalamin-like analog.) — translated: METQKYTPTNKVRIVTAASLFDGHDAAINIMRRVIQGTGCEVIHLGHDKSAEEVVNTAIQEDANAIALTSYQGGHNEYFKYIYDLLREKTHHRSKFSAAAAVLSFRKRLKI